A single window of Equus burchellii quagga isolate QUAGGA mitochondrion, complete genome DNA harbors:
- the ND5 gene encoding NADH dehydrogenase subunit 5: MFSSLMLVSLSVLTLPIMSSILNTHKNSTYPHHVKNIISYAFITSLIPTMMFIHSGQETIISNWHWVTMQTLKLSLSFKLDYFSMAFVPVALFVTWSIMEFSLWYMHSDPYITRFFKYLLTFLITMMILVTANNLFQLFIGWEGVGIMSFLLIGWWYGRTDANTAALQAILYNRIGDIGFIMAMAWFLFNTNTWDLQQIFMLDPSLTNLPLLGLLLAATGKSAQFGLHPWLPSAMEGPTPVSALLHSSTMVVAGVFLLIRFHPLMENNKTIQSLTLCLGAITTLFTAICALTQNDIKKIIAFSTSSQLGLMIVTIGINQPYLAFLHICTHAFFKAMLFMCSGSIIHSLNDEQDIRKMGGLFNAMPFTTTSLIIGSLALTGMPFLTGFYSKDLIIETANTSYTNAWALLMTLIATSLTAVYSTRIIFFALLGQPRFLPLTSINENNPFLINSIKRLLIGSIFAGFFISNNIYPTTIPEMTMPTYMKLTALAVTILGFTLALELSLITHNLKLEHPTNTFKFSNLLGYYPTIMHRLPPLANLSMSQKSASLLLDSIWLENILPKSISQFQMKTSILVSTQKGQIKLYFLSFLITLTLSMLLFNLHE, encoded by the coding sequence TAACCCTACCAATCATATCATCAATCCTTAATACCCACAAAAACAGTACGTACCCACATCACGTAAAAAACATTATCTCATACGCCTTCATTACCAGCCTAATTCCCACTATAATATTCATCCACTCTGGACAAGAAACAATCATCTCGAACTGACACTGAGTAACTATACAAACCCTCAAACTATCTCTAAGCTTCAAACTAGACTACTTCTCAATGGCCTTCGTACCAGTAGCCCTATTCGTAACATGATCCATCATAGAATTCTCTCTATGATACATGCACTCGGATCCTTACATCACCCGATTTTTTAAATACCTACTCACATTCCTCATCACCATAATAATCTTAGTCACAGCCAACAACCTCTTCCAACTGTTCATCGGATGGGAAGGAGTAGGCATCATATCATTCCTACTAATTGGATGATGATATGGTCGAACAGACGCTAACACTGCGGCCCTCCAAGCAATCCTATACAACCGCATTGGAGACATTGGCTTCATCATAGCCATAGCCTGATTCCTATTCAATACCAACACATGAGACCTACAACAAATCTTTATACTTGACCCCAGCCTCACCAACCTCCCGCTCCTAGGCCTTCTCCTAGCCGCAACTGGTAAATCCGCCCAATTCGGACTCCACCCATGACTTCCCTCGGCCATAGAAGGTCCTACACCAGTCTCAGCCCTACTTCACTCCAGCACAATAGTTGTAGCAGGCGTCTTCCTACTAATCCGCTTCCACCCACTAATAGAAAATAACAAAACTATCCAATCCCTTACCCTATGCCTAGGAGCTATTACCACACTATTTACAGCGATCTGTGCACTCACCCAAAACGACATTAAAAAAATCATCGCCTTCTCCACCTCCAGCCAACTAGGCTTGATAATCGTAACCATCGGTATCAACCAACCCTACCTAGCATTCCTCCACATCTGCACTCACGCATTCTTCAAAGCCATACTATTCATATGCTCCGGATCCATCATCCATAGCCTAAATGACGAGCAGGATATCCGAAAAATGGGCGGACTGTTTAATGCAATACCCTTCACCACCACATCCCTAATCATTGGTAGCCTCGCACTCACCGGTATACCTTTCCTCACAGGCTTTTACTCCAAAGACCTCATCATCGAAACCGCCAACACATCGTACACCAACGCCTGAGCCCTACTAATAACCCTCATCGCCACATCCCTCACAGCTGTCTACAGCACCCGAATTATCTTCTTCGCACTCCTAGGACAACCCCGCTTTCTCCCCTTAACCTCAATCAACGAAAATAACCCCTTTCTAATTAACTCCATTAAACGCCTCTTAATTGGCAGCATTTTCGCCGGATTCTTTATCTCTAACAATATTTATCCTACAACCATCCCAGAAATAACCATGCCTACCTACATAAAACTTACTGCCCTCGCAGTAACCATCCTAGGGTTTACACTAGCTCTAGAACTAAGCCTAATTACACATAACCTAAAACTAGAACACCCCACCAATACATTTAAATTCTCCAACCTCCTAGGATACTATCCAACAATTATACATCGACTCCCACCACTCGCAAACCTGTCAATAAGCCAAAAATCAGCATCACTTCTACTAGACTCAATCTGACTAGAAAACATCCTACCAAAATCCATCTCCCAATTCCAAATAAAGACCTCAATCCTAGTTTCTACCCAAAAAGGCCAAATCAAATTATATTTCCTCTCATTCCTCATTACCCTTACCCTAAGCATACTACTTTTTAATCTCCACGAGTAA
- the ND6 gene encoding NADH dehydrogenase subunit 6: MMTYIVFILSVIFVIGFVGFSSKPSPIYGGLVLIVSGGVGCGIIMNFGGSFLGLMVFLIYLGGMLVVFGYTTAMATEQYPEVWVSNTTVMGVFLLGLLMEVVLVLYVLKSEEVGVVFKFSGMGDWAIYDTGDSGVFSEEIMGVAALYSYGAWVVIVTGWSLLVGVLVILEVTRGD; encoded by the coding sequence ATGATGACATATATTGTGTTTATTTTAAGCGTTATTTTTGTTATTGGTTTTGTAGGTTTTTCTTCAAAACCTTCGCCTATTTATGGGGGTTTAGTGTTGATTGTAAGTGGAGGGGTTGGTTGTGGTATTATTATGAATTTTGGAGGATCCTTTTTAGGATTGATGGTGTTTTTGATTTATCTGGGAGGAATGTTGGTTGTTTTTGGTTATACGACGGCTATGGCTACCGAGCAATACCCTGAGGTGTGGGTATCTAATACGACTGTTATGGGAGTGTTTCTTTTGGGGTTGTTGATGGAGGTTGTGTTAGTTTTGTATGTTCTGAAGAGTGAGGAAGTGGGGGTAGTGTTTAAGTTTAGTGGTATAGGGGATTGAGCTATTTATGATACTGGAGATTCTGGGGTGTTTAGTGAAGAGATTATGGGGGTTGCTGCATTGTATAGTTATGGGGCCTGGGTTGTGATTGTGACTGGTTGGTCGTTGCTTGTTGGAGTCTTGGTAATTTTAGAGGTTACTCGTGGAGATTAA